The sequence below is a genomic window from Lycium ferocissimum isolate CSIRO_LF1 chromosome 9, AGI_CSIRO_Lferr_CH_V1, whole genome shotgun sequence.
GTTATTCAAGATTGATTCAATCTCACTATTGACTATTTGTCAATAAAGCCATCgactttcattttccttttaaagaTCCATTTCGAACCTAAGGGTTTATTTCCAAGAGGATGATCAACCAATTCCCATGTATGGTTGTTCAAGATTGATTCAGTCTCACTATTGACTGCCTCTTTCCAAAATGGTGAATCTGAAGAAGATATGACTTCTTTAAATGTTTGAGgctcattttcaagcaaaaatgTCACAAAATCCGGTCCAAAGGAAGTAGATGTCCTTTGACGTTTGCTATGGCTTCGATCCTCTTTACTTgttgtattttcttttggttCTTCCCATGGTCGTTTAGATCTTTCGCTAGACGACTCACATTCATTTTTATAcggataaatgttttcaaagaatttAGCATCATCTGATTCAATTACCGTATTAACATGGGTGTCGGGATTTTCGGATTTGTGAACCGAAAACTGACATGCTTTACTGTTAGTAGCATATCCAATGAAAACACAATCCACAGTTTTGGGTCCTATTTTGACCCTTTTGGGTATAGGAACTTGTACTTTAGCTAAACACCCCAcactttgaaatatttaaatttaggTTTTCTTCCTTTACATTTTTCATATAGAATAGATTGTGTTTTGGTGTGGGGCACTTTGTTGAGGATTCGGTTAGCTGTAAGGATAGCTTCTCCCCACAAGCTCTGCGGCAAACCGGAACTTATTAATAAAGCATTAATCATTTCCTTTCATGTTCGGTTTTTCCTTTCCACAATTCTGTAGGATAGTGGTGTGTAAGGGTCAGTAGTTTAAGGAATCACACAAAAATTTAATgtgcaagaaaaaagaagattgaagaagatCAGAATCAGCAGGTTATATACAGCCATGGAAGCGTTGATTCAGAAAGGTTTGCACCCTTTCAGAAAAGTTGTGTTATAACGGATGGCAGGAACGTTTAAATTGATTGGAAAAAATGGGTCAGAAACGGATTCGGGTCATAATCTGGATTCTAATTAATCTGAAAACTCGGGTCATGATttggataattaattaataattaaatgattaaaattaattaaatttggagcaaaaagattatcaatcaatcagatcattgATCAAATCCAAATCCTTAATTTTGACCTTATGAAAATTCGAGCTTATAAGCGACGATGACGGCGCGGGGGAGGTTCTCTTCTTAACTCTTTATGAGCTAGAAGATGTGCTTCTATATATAAGCACAAGAATTTTCCTTTCCACAACCAATGTAGGAGAAATGCTTCATCCAAAAAGCCAAAAAGGAACAATTCAAAAAATTCATTTTCCTTCCATATTTCTTCCCTCCGTTTCCCATTCATCTAACATTAAAACCCAACAATAAGTGCCTTTTGATTTATCTACGTGTTTAATAAACATCAAAAGTGTTTATAAGCAAAGCGATTATAAGCCAAAATCATCCAAAAACAATATGTTGGTCACCCCAATTTATGagttttcagcttataaacaCAGTTTCTTTGATTGATATTTTTACTATTCTAtctttcatattttttctaattCTCAAAGTACCTTTTTTTCAGAACAAAACACCTTACATCCTCTCGATTTCATATACGTCGTTCATTATTTCCCATACGAAAGGGTAAACTTCTATGAatcaagtgttaagaaggttcctaAATCGGAGATCAAAAAGAAAGCTTATCGATGAGTCTATGAATATAAGGAGATTGTTTTATCAAATAATCAAGCACTTCTTATTTGTTCTAACACTTAATCTAAATACGtaactatcatttaaaagtaATTATGAACATGTAAATGCTTATCagctccctccgtcccaatttgtttgacacttttcgcttttcgagagtcaaacttcttaattttgaccTTATGTTGGAATATAGGATCCttaaatttttcgaaataaaatttataagtttgaaaactacataaaaattactaaaataacTTATGTGCCCTTAAATAACTTATGTCTTCTAATTTTGACCACAAGTTATATGCCATGTGCCCTTAAATAACTTATGTCTTCTAAGCATAAGTTCAATTGTTAAAGGGCAAATTAAAGACTAACCCagttaaaggacaaaaattcaagaccagcccatttgaaggtaagtagtgcaatttcttcatttttaaaagggaaaatgacctaataatactacttaaggctctatattacaaaacataaggatacttttccttatttacaaaacataccaataatacaaaacataccagatctggaaaaataaaaagccaccattctctttccttttccccATTCTCTGTTTCATTGAGAACAGAGCCGCCTCTGGAAAATTAAAAGCGCATCCCTTCCCCTTCTCCTTCACGCCACGGATCTAGAAAAGCCCTTACCTTCCCCCTTATTATTCACATTACAGATCTGGTTCGATTATGTTTGCTgggtcatcttttaagactgATTTTTGGTGGGTCGGAGTGGAGAGTTCGCAAGACACCCGCAGAGGTTGTTGTTGGCAAGAGCGAAACTGCTACTGAAGATCTGGTGCTATGATTAAAGAATAACATAGTGGAAGATTGTGTTTTTGTTAGTCCAGATGTACTTGAGTTGACGAGActggatggtattgttgtagatttgggCAGTCGATGAAGATGCTCCAACAGAATAGATTGATTAAATTGCATTAATTAAAGTTTTAGTTTACACGGCTCAAAAATCGAGTTTGGGTGGAGGAACTTTAAATTTCGGGATTAATTCAGCATGGCTTCTCTCAATGAGCTTTTCCCAGCAGTAAGAAGCCATTGTTGATTCTTCGCCTCCTTCTCTCGAATCGATagctactcttttttttttatctactTTCTCTCTTTGTACATTtaacaagaagaaaaatttgTATTAATATTGTAttaaagttgtatacaatgttgttataGTTGTATTAAATTCCATCCCAATTTCAAAGCGagattcaaaattatattaaatttgtatgaatactatatgaaagttgtatacaatgttattgtagttgtattaaatttccaaaaaatctaacatgaactttatacacaattatatacatatttcatacagttttcatacatgAAAAATGTGGGAATTCTAAACCTTGAGCGAGAtctacatatttcatacagttttcatacacaaaattttgagtgaaatttttaaatcttgatcaagatatacatatttcatacaattATCATACACAAAAAATTGAGCGAAGTTTTTAAGCCTtaagcgagatatacacattttatacacaaattttgagcgaaaatttTAAGCCTTAAGCGAAAATTTTCGTATGTGTcttgtaagaaatctattggtacattttgtaaactgaaaagtatcgtcatattttgtaaatatatcctagttttatgtatacatacGTCATTCTCCCATTTTAAAATATAACCAACTATGAGAGCTGGAGCCCAACTGTCAATTTGCTACATGCATCAAGGGACCCATGAATTTATAAGGAAGTAGtttgtttccataaattttctcccgaataaaatgggaaaataaccctctatgactatttaggaaaaataattatCCCAAATAGCTATATTTGTAAAATTATCCGAAATGGCCCAATCTGTACCCGTCACTTCAAAGAGTCCGGAACTAAAATGACCCAACAAAAGATCAAGTGAATCAAAATACCCCAGAAGAAAAAATAAGCACAAAAGTATctttaacgcagtattttactgcccTAAAGGATTTTGTCTCTCTCCTTTAGagtagtaaaatactgcgctacaGGACATATTTGTTTTGGTTaaactctctttcttttatattttcacacttttttacgtactttagccgtatattaatcatgctttgagactccggaacttcaatattttatatagaaccctacttatttttgtgcgattaataaggtaggctcaatacatcaaggatacgcaaaAGTTCGGATTGtcattttagtggttgaaaagtgctcgaaatccatttttgtttgaagacttgtagtcattagctttacgttatttatgttttagggtttcgtgttatttttaaattaatgcgtaactttatttcgagtgtgtcatgatttttttttttattattagttTAGGATGTGacactataaacaataataaagactaagataatatttataaatataaatagatacgcaaaaaatatataatatttacttaaATTATACAACACTATTGTATATACTAGTGGGTCCCAAATGTGATATGCCTGAGACTATCCTCAGGCCTAAGActcataccatccccaccgccctcgccatcgtctccatccccctttttcctcttaataagaGGGCGCTCTAAGCCATGATCATCCGTCGCCCTGGTGCCCTTCTGCATaacgtgcttcttcttgggatctagTCCCGCTGGCACGCTCAGAATCTCAGGCTGAGCTGGGTCTGGAAATGTGACCTCTTCCTCATCGGGAGTTGCCACCGcaggcgccgaaggatgaacttgaaaaatatataaaaattagtaccatttcttatttatattgaatacattaacgtttgtTGAATAATCAAACTTGTGTATCGACGGGTGCCTGagtaggctcctgagatgggtttgtaggctcctgagatgggtctgGTGCAGAATATGAGGTAGTCTAATGGACGAGATGCTGTTCAAGGTCCAAAtaaaggttaaaaaaattaaataaatattcaccttatattgaataaaattaattttacgTGGCTCGATAAtctcatgagaagacacctctGGCTCGGAAGGCCCATGAGTAGGCTCCTGAGTGGGTTGCTCTTGTGGACCCACTGGCGCCAAATCCTAAACTATGAAAAAttacgaaataataagtaacatatatatttaaaataagtactttataATCAAATATGTAGTTTAAATAttcaccttatattgaataaaattaattttaataaaaagcttacaTGTGGCTCGACAGTCACATGGGAAGACACCTCTGGCTTAGCAGGCCCATGAGAAAACGCTTGAGTGGGTCGCTCTGGTAGACCCACtagcgccgaatcctaaaatataaaaaaaatacgaaatactaagtaaaatatatatttaaataagtaatctaaatgatcaaataagtattttaaatattaacCGGGATTAAAAAgtcatcgaagtcaagaatcctGGGTCCGTCTAAATTCCTCACAGGCCGCTCATCATCTAATGATGTGCGAAACGTCGCCCAATCGATGTTATCACGCTCCTCCATGTACGCATTCTGTCTCGGCTAAGATGAAGACCCAGGTATCTCAGCAAGTAGGTGTGTCGGCGTAAACGTAAGTGACTATCCAGCTGAGCTGCCACTGGCCTGGAACGGCTGCGAATGGACTAGAATGGGAACGGCGTCCTCCACCACCAGGTCCTCTAGCAGCACCACGTCCTCGGATATCCGTACCATCTCCGCCGCAAGCACCGCAACCCTGGGTAAGACATATGCCCTAACCCTAATATGAGTAATCGTTGTACGGCCACCGACTGCATTTGTGTTCAACagtaaaaaatagttatttttaaaacgtaataattaatataattaaataaatctaaatattctaaacttaccaatgcctcgtACTGCCCCATGAGTGTTGCATATCTTACATCCCTTACGGGACGCAAAGCTAGGTTGCCGATCAATCGGCGTGTGATCCCATGATACCAGTGCATGTAATCCATGATGGGAGTCACATGATCAACCACCGCTAAAGCGCCCAACCTGTCCTGCCAACGCTGGAGCTGGATACCCATGAAAGTCAGAAATGCATCATTAACGGCGGCTCGATCGTCCCGCTGGTAGTGTCGGAGCTCATGAAGAACATCAGGGGGTATACTCTGTGTATGCCAAACTGTCTTAAGACGCGCTCGGGAATGTGGTCCTCAACGATGTCGaggtgtatcaatggacaccgcgacctcCACACAGACTGACCTGCCCTGCAAAAAAGCCGGCAACCCATCCAAAATAGTAGCGTACGACGTCCATATAAATAGTTGCATAAAATATAGATACAAATTAGTGATAACCAAGTATaaaagacgtttaattaaattaataatgtaaagttaaatagttttaccGTATCATCCGTCATGTGATCAAGCTGGTCCCGGAATAGAAGAATACTGTGGTGCATATCCACATTCCGGTCAAAACCCGTCGTCCACCTCCTCGCGTAGGGCATGTCAATATCTGAGGTGATGCCTAGGTATGGGCAAAAAGGCAGCATCCTCTCCCACGCCCATAACTATaagcgatattagaaaatatgattttttagtCATCGTTTCAAGAGGTTTGTTTACATTAAAGGAACGcaaacttaaaatattacctggagaagagcaaaaaattCACAGACATCACTGATACGGCCAATAGACGCTCGGCATAGGCATCGGTAGAGGTACGCCAAAGTAGCACCGCTCGCCGTAGTCTCCCTGTGGTCCGTATGCCCCAAGGCCAAATATCTTAAGCTGACATAGGCACCCGATGTGttcgggaacaagatgcccccGGATATAATAAGTATGTACAAATGGGCAAGGCGAACAACAACGTCCTGCTGAGTGTCGTCCTCAATAGGAGGCTCTGCCAGCAAATAAGTGCAGAGCGCACTAATCTGCACCCAACTCTGTCCCAAGACCTGGACCGCCGCACCAGGCACGAagtgggtgagcctagtcaactccgtCACTCATTTCCTACCAAGAGGAGGCTCCTACCGATTGTATAAtggctctccatctacccgcaatccaaacaggacctccacatcctgaagtgtaatcgtggcctcaccaatgcgaagatggaaggtatgtgtctcCGACCTCCATCGCTTAGCCATGGCCGTAATGAGCGCCCAATCATGATGTAACCGACCAATGGACACGCAACGATAGATACCGCCCTGAAACAATATCTCTAAGACGCGGGGGTGTGGGGGGAGCTTGCGTAAAAGATCCCACGTTCTTTACAGCCTACGGGGACGGAGCCTAGTCGCTATCCCCATATCACCAGTCCATAATAACTCTAACCTATGAGTGTCTTGCAAAGACAGTACTGATCTATCATCGGGCCCCGGGTGAATAGCGGGCCCAGGGtgaacattcggatccatgaaagagtcgGGTCTGTAGAAactaaattattcattattcttgaaattaaataaaaatcatattaactaattaatcatttatagggaatatgtgatatataatTACAATTGTTCTCCTAACTACAATTAAAGAAATAACGAACTCATTTACTTAGCGATTAAGATGggataaacaaataattaacatgcgataaacaatttcacaaataaataaagtaacaatgccataattaacaaataataggagattactatattttttgTAACTACTCTCTATGTACGTGCGTTGCACGAATATTTCTTGTCGATtactataatattatttatattctaTTGATAAGcaacttgaaaaaataatatctaattattatcttgaatacaatatttattttgaatgtataaaaatcaaatatttactaCCTCGCACGATTCTGAATATTTGATTTGTTATCAATCTTTAGTAGATagtcttttccaaaaattattttcactctctaaccaaatattagaaaaaaataattatttttcagaaTAACTTTCGTCATATTAAATGTGcagtaaatttaatatgtgatggTAAGGATACGGGgatttgaattatgtgatggcaaagactttttaGTTAATTAGTTTGGGAATCGAAATTCAGAAGTACTATttgcttaaaattttattttgaatatgtgatatttttttagTTGACCAAAATAGCTAACGcaaatatgataaaattagactaaaagagtatatCTGTCGACCACATAATTTTCTAGAAACTTTGAATTTTATCGTTAACGTATCTatttatgaaattcataataatttttatttccatgaacatatatattaaaagaagaactttaactattcttttttaagTTTAGTAGataatcttttatttatttattttgtatgttATTGAGTTGACATAGAACAGAAATATCTAAATATCGTGTTCTTAACCACAGCTTCATCGAGTTCTCTCAAATTTATGTTTAGTAGttaatcttttttgttttaatatgtTGCCTAGTTGAAATAGAATAGCAtaactaacatatatatattcatgcttttaaaataatatagatttaacaattcataatcaattaaaaaaatgtataaataattaacaaaatatcaattcataatcaacaaataaaaactaattaattaataatggcatattttacaaataaacaaaataataattcataaacaattaacaaactatcaattcataatcaacaattaacaactaattaattaataatgacGTATTTTACAAATAATAGTAGATTACTATattaaacaattcataaacaattaacaaataataaattagccaaaaaaaaaaaaaaaaattgaaacaggAGCAAAAAGCTACTACCCAGCACAatcaaccaaaaaaagaaatttgatttttttttcgaaattcaCGACTATGAAATGTTAAACATGCTTCGTATATAAtgtatttaacaaaataataacaaaagctCATAGTATAATACCTTAATCGAAGCTTGTTGTAGGGTTGTTTTAATCGAGTTGTAcaccgcttttttttttttcaaaattcgagcttagaatcttgctccttgacttgaatataccgagaatctaaactttcccgatgaaaattaatagaaaacgaCGTTTTATGAAGTGGGGTCCACCTTAAAAATGCTTCTAATGgcgttttcaatttttttttatcgtgGAGGGGACCAGTGGTGGGACCCATTGGGGTTTTATGTCGGGTCCTATAGcacagtattttactgcgctaaaggagaGAGACAAAATCCTTTAGCGCAGTTAATTACTGtgttaaaggacttaactgtGCCGTTACAATTAAGTCCTTTAACACAGTATTTTACTACATTAGAAGTACTTTTGTGCGTATTTTTTTCTgaggtattttggttcacttggtcttttattgggtcattttggtttcGGACTCCACTTTAAAAGCATGTTGTATATTTGTACCCTCACTACAATTGAAAAAATGTTGTTTATTATTGTAtacaattgaattttcttagatataaacacctcttatacattattatacacttttatatacggttgatacattgtctactccagatgtataaagttgtatattgttgtgtAATGTtgtatattataaaaaaatagctATGTGctatgtaatttaaaaatatagctacgcaaatataattttatatgctAGATTATACATTATTGAAGTTTTCTCCAATAAAATTCCATTAGAAGGTGTTAGATATCCCGA
It includes:
- the LOC132032024 gene encoding uncharacterized protein LOC132032024, giving the protein MEERDNIDWATFRTSLDDERPVRNLDGPRILDFDDFLIPDSALVGLPERPTQAFSHGPAKPEVSSHVTVEPHDLAPVGPQEQPTQEPTHGPSEPEVSSHEIIEPHPSQEPTNPSQEPTQAPVDTQV